In a genomic window of Sulfurimonas denitrificans DSM 1251:
- a CDS encoding LPP20 family lipoprotein: MRYSILLAMLLSVSSLFGADKVLVVDTTVVEQTNAELAAVREEAAIAKMQAAQAKEESQKTMDKLSQVRAQREEELATMATQEEILKQNRSMHISVVGQGVAPMNTSSPAQAYALAKRAAIADAYRAIAEKVKGVRVDGQDTIKNMMVQKSTIRTYVQAIVRNADIVETTFKEGLCEVEMEILISHSDFAQQ, from the coding sequence ATGAGATATTCTATACTACTTGCGATGCTTTTAAGTGTTTCATCACTTTTTGGAGCTGATAAAGTTCTCGTAGTTGATACTACTGTTGTAGAGCAAACAAATGCTGAGTTAGCAGCAGTTCGTGAAGAGGCTGCAATTGCTAAAATGCAGGCGGCTCAAGCAAAAGAAGAGAGCCAAAAAACAATGGATAAACTCTCTCAAGTTAGAGCTCAAAGAGAAGAAGAGTTAGCTACTATGGCGACTCAAGAAGAAATTCTAAAACAAAATAGATCTATGCATATCTCTGTCGTTGGTCAAGGTGTTGCACCTATGAACACATCTTCTCCTGCTCAAGCTTACGCACTTGCTAAGCGAGCTGCTATTGCTGATGCATATAGAGCAATAGCTGAAAAAGTAAAAGGTGTTCGTGTTGATGGGCAAGACACTATCAAAAATATGATGGTTCAAAAATCAACAATCCGCACATACGTTCAAGCAATAGTAAGAAATGCAGATATAGTTGAGACAACTTTTAAAGAGGGATTATGCGAAGTAGAGATGGAAATATTAATTTCACACTCAGATTTTGCTCAACAATAG